DNA from Dermochelys coriacea isolate rDerCor1 chromosome 20, rDerCor1.pri.v4, whole genome shotgun sequence:
AGAGCAAACGGGCAGATTtagcttcccacagtgccctCAGAgcattgctgggggggagggggggatgatGACCTCATTGGCCCCCAGGTTCTTCTGTATCCCGGCATGCACTGGGGTGTGGTTTGACCCTCTCTCCCGGCATGCACTGGGGCGTGGTGTGCCCCTCTGTATCCCGGCATGCACTGGGGCGTGGTGTGCCCCTCTGTATCCCGGCATGCACTGGGGCGTGGTGTGCCCCTCTGTATCCCGGCATGCACTGGGGCGTGGTGTGCCCCTCTGTATCCCGGCATGCACTGGGGCGTGGTGTGCCCCTCTGTATCCCGGCATGCACTGGGGTGTGGTTTGACCCTCTCTCCCGGCATGCACTGGGGCGTGGTGTGCCCATCTGTGTCCCGGCATGCACTGGGGCTCTGCCGGAAGTGGAGCCGCCTCATGGCTCAGGGGAAGCAGAAGTTCCAGGCCCAGAAGCCGGCTGGGGGGAAGAAGCCGGCGGCCCAGGGGGTCCGGGGACCCCGGAAGGGAGGTGAGCGGCCTGGGGGCGGGGCTAGGCCCAGCGGGCCCCGAGaccacggggggggggagcagggggcctcGGCCCccgggcgggtgggggggggggagcagggcctcggcccccgggcggggcggggcggggcgtcgggtcggggggggggagcagggccttggcCCCCCGGgcgcggagggggaggggggtaagTGACCTGTTATCCCTCTACGCTGCAGAGGGCCCCCGAAGCCCCATCCCCTTGCAGTCCCCAGGGAGAGGCTgttgcccccccccactcttctcccccAGGACCATCACAGGGGCTTTCTGACCGACAGGCTGGGGATCCCCACGCTGGGGCAGTTCAGCTGCTGGCATTGAGttctgcttccagggagccaaaTACTTACCTCCTCTCCCCCATGTCTCTCCCCCAGGCCGGATAATTGCTCCCAAGAAAGCTCGGGTGATCCAGCAGCAGAAACTGAAAAAGGTGAGGTGGGGTGTGGAGAACAAACAGCCCCCAGCAGCCGTGGCAGCGTTTATAGCTCAGTTTGTTACAGATAGAGCTCCTACCACATTCATGGCCATGGAAAAACGCATCGCTGACCATGAAATCTGTTCTCTTCCCCTACAAATGAAATTGCGTCTTTTGTATCCCTTTACCGTACactacacagatttcacagaggagaccagcttttttcaaattgggggtcctgacccaaaagggagctaAAGGAGGGtggcaaagttattttagggggggttatggtattgccatccttacttttacactgtcttcagagctgggtggccggagagcagcagctgttggccgggtacccagctctgaaggcaggctGCCGCAATACCATATCAtaccatccttccttctgcactgctgctagcagCAGCTTTGCATTCAGAGCTGaggtcccagccagcagccaccgctctccaactgcccagctctgaaggcagcgccaccaccaacagcagtgcagaagtaagggtagcacaacccctcctacaataaccttgcgaccccccatgactcctttttgggtcaggacccctacattataacactgtgaaatttcagatttaaatctctgaaatcatgacatttactatttttaaaatcctatagccatgaaattgaccaaaatggaccatgaatttggtagagacTTAGTTATAGAGCAGGCGTGGCCAAACTGCAGCCCGTGAGCCACGGTGTGGTCCTTTTAAAGTTAAAGTGCAGGGCTTGTGGAGAAATTTCAGGAAATTTTGTCTTTCTATATTCAGACTTTGTTCTGTGCAGACCTGATGTGCTCACGATCTCCCTGAATTCTGCAGAATACAGGCTGTATCTACAGTTCATAAATTGCATTTGAATAGTTTTAGATTAAGTGTTAACCCTACGTTAATTTAATGGATGACAATGATACTTGCATTTCTTACAATTTGAAGTTATGAAGAGGAAAACTGAAGTTTTAAGCGAGAATGAGAGGAAGAGTTTGCATTCACTGTTAAAGGTGGCAAACCTATGTGCCTTATCTGCAATGCATTGCTCATTTGCTACGAAGCGAGCAACTTGAAACATCACTGTGAAACAAATAATAACTTTTCATCTAAATACCCTCCTGAATCAGAATTAAGGAAAAACAAGCTAACTGCATTAAAATTACGCCTAAACTGTCAACAGACACTGCTTTCGGCATTCAGTAAGGAAGCTGACACAACGACTGAAGCTAGTTTTGTTATGTCATGGAATATCACTCCTGCTAAAGGTCCATGTTCTGATGAAGAATTTGTTAAGAAGAATATTGTGAAAGTGGTTGTAATTTTAGATCCAAATAACACAAAATTTCAACGACTAATAAAACAAATTCCAATTTCGTGCCACACTACAGAGAGGCGTATCTCCCAGATCAGTGCTGATGTTGCAAGCAAGATGCAAAACAATCTAAAGAATTCTCTAGCATTCAGCCTAGCTCTCAACAAATCCACAGATATACAAGGTAAACCCCAACTAGCGATATTTATTCGCTATGTTTCCGCAGATTTATTTCTGACCTTACTCAGACAATCTTCAGGTTCCAGAACAAGTTAAAGCTTCTGCAAAGAGACATCGTGTCAAGAAACTTCAACCACTTTCCCCATCTCAAGAATAGGGTAAACACGTTCCCAGAAATCGAAGTAGAGGATCACAAACTCGAGGAATACAGAGGTAAAGTACAAGGTCTGCTTGATGACTTTCTGGCCAGGTTTGAAGACTTGCAGAAGTGGAGACCCTGCTTCGCCTTTCTTGTAAACTCCATTCATGGTTGATGTGATCAACGATGGCTGTCCAATTCCCCCAAACACTTGCTGTGAAAATGGAACTATTGGAACTCCAGGAGGACCGTGCTCTAAAGAGGGTGCATAAATCACAGTCTGCAATCGAGTTCTGCAAGCAAGCGCCAGGAATGATGTGTCCTCAACTCAGGAAGACTCGTGTGTGACTCATTTCAATTTCCGCCCCAACATACTGCTGTGAGTCGCTGTACTCTGTGTTGGAGTTGGTAAAATCAAAACGTCCTGCAGCCCTTACAGATTGACGTCTGACTGAGCGCCTCTGTATCGCCTTGACAACATATCAACCGGATTTCCAAAGACTTACAGCCAGGATGAAGACCCAAAAGGCCTCTAGCTCTAGCAGTAATTAGCCAAGATACAGTAAGTAGggtgttaatattttaaaaaatgcatgtgtAAAGGTTGTGCGGCTCTCGAGCTTCTGAATATTATTGTAcgtggctcagagggtcagtaagtttggccatccgGAGTGTAGAGGCTCCTCTCCAGGACTAATAGGGTGGCTGCTTGTCAGTTTTACAAAGCCTCAACCTGATCCTCCAGTGTAAACACAGCAGTGTGTACACCTACCACACGACCCTACCCAAACAGACCGCACCACTGCTCGCACCAGTGAGGACATACTGCATGCGAATCAACTGAGGTTGGAAATTAGAAGCAGGTccctaaccatcagaggagggaggtTCTGGATCAGTCTCCCAGTCAGCGCAGTGGGGACAACACCAGAACAAGCTTGATAAGGGCTGTGAACAGGGTGGTATGAGGGGGTGGCCTGGGCTAGCGGGGGGTGGCCTGGATGTCCTGCGGGgcagggtcccttccagccccaagtCCGATGAGAGAAAATGAGCCACATATGACAGGTGTCAGTTTTGTTGTATGATGTGTGACTGGGAGGTGAAGAAGAGCAGGAACCTGTGGATTtaaattctgtgttgtaaatcaAAGCTGTAACTCACTCCAATCTGCTTTATCCTCTCCACGTGGGCCGCTCCCTGAACATATCATggtgaccaatattgtctcattgtttccttgtgctcccctttCAGTTGGCTTGTCTAtatcatctgttgtctcttgcctttGATTGTAAATTCTGTGAGGGTGAAAActctcttctgtgtttgtacatcactTAGCACAGTGGAGTTCTGGTCTGCCACAGGAGCTCCTAGCCATTACTCTAATACAGCTAACCaataaaaactagggctgtcaatttaCTCGCAGTTAACTCCTGTGATGAactcaaattaattgcaattaaaaaattaatcacagttttaatcacactgttaaacaataatagaatgccgtttatttaaatatttgggatttttttacattttcaaatgtattgatttcaattacaacacagaatacaaagtgtacagtgctcactttatattacttttgcttacaaatatttgcattgtaaaaatgacaaaaatagtatttttgaattcacctcatacaagtactgtagtacaatctctttatcgcaaagcgcaacttacaaatgtagattttttttttacataactgtactcaataACAAAagaatctaaaactttagagcatacaagtccactcagtcctacttcttgatcagccaagacaaagacaagacaaacaagtttgtttacgttgatgggagataatgctggcagcttcttatttacaatgtcacctgaaagtgagaacaggcgtctGCATGACACCTtcgtagctggcatcacaaggtatttacgtgccagatatgctaaacattcatatgcttcGGCCACGATTCcacaggacatgcttccatgctgctgattgattgttttaattgcttgacagccctaacaaAAACATGACTGGAACCATGCTAGACATGTACATGTGTAATCTTAGCCTGGAACCCTGCGAGGGAACAATGCGAGTCCTGCCCTCCGTGTGTGGACtatggttgtggaatctctatcactggagatttttaagagcagattagagaaacacctatcagggatggtctagataatacttagtcctgtcctgagtgcaggggactggactaaatacttctcgaggtcccttctatgattctataacttcCAAAGGTCTCTCACCTGCTCAGTCTGAGACCAGGTCAGTTGCACTCCTTGGTAGATTGGTGGAGGGAGGTGAGAGGCGAGTGGCTGCTGCTGGGTTAATTTGCCTCAtggcctccttcctccccagaaCTTGGAAGTCGGCATCCGGAAGAAGATTGAACACGAGGTGATGATGAAAGCCAGCACCAGCATGGCCAAGAAGCTGACCGTGGTCAAAGCACCAGAGAAGGGAGCCAAGAAGAAGGGCCAGTCCAGCAAGTCTCCCCTGTAACCTGAGcgtgggggggctgccaccatCCTTGCGCTCCTGGAGCCTCCCATAGCCCGTGGTTGGACAAAAAACGACCATCCCCCTCAGCTGGGAGACCTGTGGAGGAACAGGGGCAGCTGTGTCCCCCTGAACAAAAGTGCTTTTGCAGCTACCTCCTTGGACTTGTTCCTCCTCCTCTAATGTCTCCCATGGTGCATATTCCCCCATGGCCTGTTTCATGCCCTgtagctgggggtgaggggtggctTAACCCTATGTGGTTAACCTGCTTCGTGCCACAGATGGCACAAGCAAATCCCATCTTGTCACCTGGAAGGATGCTGAGTCTGAACGGGGCAGGGCAACTTGGTAGTTCTCAGCCAGGCCCTACATGAGGGATTCTCCTATGGCAGGAAAGTAACTTGGGCCTGGGCCCCCTCTGCTGAGGTGTCCCACTGCAGAGTCAGGGAGGGTGTTTCCTCAGGCGGGAGCTGGTGTAGCCAGGGAAGAGTGAGTGAGAGCATCTCAAGGCTTTTGTTCTGCTGGTGAATTGCTGGCTGTGGGTCCTCCACGCCTGGGAGCCCCGGTGGAGTTTGTGGCAGCACCTCGGAAAACCTGCCTGTGTGAATTACTCACCTGGGGCTAAACTCATTTGCTGTGAGTGGAAGGGGAGCAGTTTGGGTCAGTGAAGCAGAGATGCTAAATCTCATGTTCTCTTACCAGCTGCCTCGACTGACTCCAGCCGCACAGATTGGTCTCCGCAAATGCCCCGGGGAAGTGGTGCGTTGCTGGGGTAACTCCCTGCCCTGACTGTCCTCTGGTGCTTTAATAAAATGTACTGTGTGGGAATGTCCTCTCCTGTAACTCCTCTGTTCCACCTCCCTGGGGACTATAAAATTAGGAAAGCTGAAGGCCCCTGGCCTGGGGGCTTGGATACAGGATCCACATGGTCCTTGTGAGCTAACCACCCTCAGAGCCGTCTGTGCTCAGGACAGCCTTGGGGAGGTTCCCCTTGGCTTGGCTAGCAGGGGGTCTATGGTGGGTGTGATTAGACACGTGGatctgaacataagaacggccatactgggtcagaccaaaggtccatctagcccagaagtggccatcctgcccagccctggagctcctggccagggaggctagccctcagcccctcacctgctgtccatccccatccccacttgcagcctcagctcgctgtgctGCCAGCACTCTGGCTGGCTCCAGTCAGGCAgcgcagctgccagacatgctgctctgagcagcatggtaagaggggagagtgggggggggttggatatggggcagggagccccagaggacagtcagggagcagggggtggttggatggggtggaggtttgggggggggttggatatggggcagggagtctcagggagcagggggtggttggatggggtggaggttctgggggggtgtcaggggactgggaagagggggagttggataggtgtgggaatcctgggagggcctgtcagggggcataggtgtggataggggttggggcagtcgggacagggagcagggtggggtcccgggagggggcagtcaggggacaaggagatgggggaggtttctgaggggggaagtgggagggggtggatagggggcaggggccaggctgtttggggaggcacagccttccctacccggccctccatacagatTTGGAACTctgatgtggtcctcaggccaaaaagtttgcccacccctgatgtagCCCAggagcctgtcttccaacagtggccaatgccaggtgccccagaggcaatgaacagaacagggaatcatccagggATCCATCCCTGGTCGCcccttcccagcttctagcaaacagagattagggacaccatccctgcccatcctggctaatagccattgagggaccgaTCCACCATGAACTTATATAGTTCTttgttgaaccctgttatagccttcacaacatcctctggcaaggagttccacaggttaactgtgttgtgaaaaaaaactgcattgtgtgaaatCTGGTCCCTGCAGGACTTCCACCCCGTGTGCACGACTCCCTGTATGGCTCTATCTCATGTTCTCATGTGGCCCCATCTCCATGATGTCTGGGCACCTCAGAGGCTGTCTCTCTGTCAGGCAGGGTGGGTTTAATACCCCACTTCAGAAGCAGGGGGGCCAAGATCCAGACCCTCTCAGCAGTTAGGCACCGAACTCCCAGGGAAATCAGTGGGTGTCTAATGCCTTGGAGGagctgggcctaagtgacttgcccaggtcaccCAGGGAGCCCAAGTCCCAGGttactgccctaaccactgggctatcccCCCACAGGGGGATTTAAGGGTACGGTAGAGTCTCCATCAAGGGGGGGGCATCTTTGGGTAAGGCCGTGCTCTGGCTCAGCcatgagctctgggctgggggaggggggttctcCAGCCTGCaggcggctgggctggggggcagttcTCCAGCTTGTGTTCTAGAGGAGCCTGggctggatgatcacaatggccccttcagCCTTAAACGATGACTGTGCTTCCAGGTGAATGCTGGCACTCAAACCTTGAGGCCCAGTTTCTGCCCTACTGAGACCTGGTCCacactaagggtgtgtctacacgaCATTGGATACCAGAAGAGCTAGCTTGCCATGGCTCTGCCCACATGACCCCTGAGCGAGGAACCCGTTTCTCCGCTGGGGTAGGAACTCCACCACCCCAAGCGACAGCAACGCTTTGCCAttgatgtatgtgtgtgtgcgctggGAGTTCTGTCCACACGCCCCTGGCGCTTTGCGGGTGGGGCGATTTTCACACCTGTGTTGATTTAACTGTTCCACGTCACTGAGCGCTGTCCCGGGATGCGACACCAGGAGAACCGGCCGAGCgcgggcactggcagagctgtgctgcgTATGGGTCTGGCTTAGGAACGAAACCAGCTACCGTGCCAAAAGCGCAATGGCTGCAGCTACGCTGGGCTCTTCCGCTGGCTGTGAGATGGGGAACACACCTCTTCGTGCCCCTGCTGGCCAGAGCTATCAGAAGTCTGCAGTGTGGATGTGGTCTGAGAGCCTGCTTGTGCATTTCATGGTGCTGGTTCCCCCGCCCATGTGCTAGTCTGGCCTGTTATCACTCTCcaaggcccagctctgctccttaaCCTGATTAACTCCCATCAaggcagcgggggcgggggcgggagatAATCCTGGCTGCTGGAGGTCATAGGTGGGGGTGTAGTGAAccgtgggggcaggggggcggggaattaAGGGAAATAGATCAAAGCATCTTCCCAGGAAGTGGGACAGAGGGATTAGAAGGGGGCAGAATGAATGGAGTCTAAAAACACTGGGTCCCAGTGCGATGGATCCTTCACCCCTACCAGCCTTTGTCACTTGCACGTGCTAACAGCCCAGCGCGGGGAAGGAAGGAGGTTTTCATCTGCTCCTGCTGGACCTGGGTTGGTCTTTGATCTGTTGGAGCCAGGTCAGCCCCCTTCCCTGCGGATAATCAGCTCTGCTAAGCCCGGGCCTGGTTTCTAATCAGATGGGGCAGCCATTGGCATCTGGGGTGggcgggaggggtgatggggatGGAGCCCTTTGCATCAGGAGCTGAAATTCCGATCCCCTCCCCCTGATACGTCTCCGGTGGCCTGGCTGCAAAGTATTTGATGGCTCCCAGCCCAGTTCTCTGGAGAgcagagaaggaaactgaggaacagagattAGAAGCAAATTGAGCAAAGACacatggcaggggggaggggagttagggatagaacccaggagtcctgcacccagcctcccctgctctcacccactagtccccactcccctcccagagctggagatagaacccaggagtccttcacccagccctgctctaaccactgagcccCACTCAGTTAATTCTTGATCCTCCATCATTTAGTACAGACAATTCCCCACCCATGCCAAGCCTGTGGGGCATTCAGCAAGGTCCCATCTTTCCTGTGTGGTGGGGATGTGGATTCCAAGTTATCTCCAAAGCCGGCTCTGTTTGAAGTAAGACACCCCTCACCCTCCGCAATGGGCTGCCTGGAGGAACTATAGCCCTCCAAAGGGAAGGGGGATTAGCATGGGCTGGGGAGCCCCCTCAACCCTAAATTGTCTGCAGGGAACAATGGGGATTCTGCAGGGGCTGGTTCAAGGCTGTTCTGAACACTGGATGCAACCGAAAGGAGGGACCCCCCCCATGCTGGCTTTGCCCTGCTAACCCGGCTCCCAGACCTCACAGCTGGGGGAAGCAGCTTAAAGCAGATTTCAGGGGCTTTATTTATATAGTGGATTTAGCCCTGGGGGAAAGCACAGGCTAGTGGGTAGAAGAGGGACCCTGGAGCCacggctcctgggttctattcctggcttcaGGAGGGGAATGGGGCCTTGTGGCTGCAGCAGAGACCTTGgtccagggctcctgggttctattctgagctctggcaggggaatggggtctagtggctaAAGCAGCAGATTGGGGGGATCTGGATTCTACTCCTGGCTTTATTGCTGCCTGATTCTGTGACCTCAGACCCCATCACTTCCTGCATCTGGGCCTCAGCTTCTCGTTATATAAAGCAGAGCTAACGCAGGCCTGTGCCTCCAGGGCTGGGGGATCAATGTTCaccaagtgctttgagatcccaaGGGGCCAGAGAAGGGGCAAAAGGCTGTCAGGGTTACTCTAGCCCTGATTCTGCCTCCTTACGCACCTCGCTTCATCCCAGGGTGTTAGTTCCTCCCGGCTCCTAggagcccccagcagcagcaaggggGTTGGTGGATTCAGTTGAGGTCAGAGTGCTTAGCAGGCTGGAACCCCAGCTCCCCAGAGGCTGaacagggaaggaagtgggggttggagggggtgcGGGTGTGACCAGGATTGCTGGACACCTCAAATGCAAAAAGGGCTGCTCAAGGAGACATTTGTGTGCAAGATGTTTCATGTTGGTGAGAGACTCCGGCCTTCCAGCCCTGGAGACAATCCGTCTGCAGTGGGGCATCTCTCCTCTCCTAGGCCCCTGCCCTTCACTGCAACCTTATCTGCTTCCCTGCCCCCTGCTTGAAGAATGGTCGAGTGGTCAAAGCAAAAGGATGAGAACCAGGCGTTCTGGAATCCACTCCCGGCTCTAGAAGATCTCTGCTCTAGTGGTTAATGGCAATGGGGAGACCAGGACTCCTCAGTtctatccccagccctgccactgacttgctgggtggtgttgagcaagtcactttccctcgtgcctcactttcccttcctgtaaaatggggctaatgttACCGCCCACTGTTTTGCAGGATTGTGAGGCTCCATTCATAATGAGATTCCCCAAGAGAGCTGGGGACGCACCAAGGTACTCTCATTGCTATTGCACTTTGGAGAGAGCTGCCATTGGAATGAAGAGTGCCTGGAGCCCTTCTTGGCATCCCGGCAGAGATTGCCAGGTGTGTCACCGCAGGAGCACACCCCTGGCTCTTACAATGGGAAAGAACATGCAACAGCTACTACTCACATCTGAATCAGGCCTGGGTTTCCAACTCATTCTGGAGCACACATCTTAGTtgcatctgcactgcaataaattaATAACAATCCCTAGTTCCGATCTACTGCTTTTCATCagcagctctcaaagcactttacaaaggaggttggtatcatctccattttacagagggggaaactgaggcacagaaaggcaaagtgacttgcccaacatcacccagtagcagagctaggaataaaacACTGGTCTCCCAAGTCCCTGACCAGTTctttatccactagaccacatggCTTTGAAGAGAAACCAAATTTCCTTTTAATcattttggaggggagggaagagaggagtcAGTGGGACAATCATATCATAGCCATTGTTCCCTGTATGCAAGTACCTGCTTGTCCAAGAAAGGCACTGACGCTTCAAAATCCTACCTTGAATCTAGGCTGCACTGTGGTTTCTTAACAGGCTCAGACCCAACAAGCACTGGGATTTGAAACAAGTTTTAGCAAGAACTCCTTTGAACAGGGTTCCTGATTATCGGGCTTCTGACTGGGTCGTAGAAATGCAAAATGAGATGTTTAATACAATGCAAAATTGTATTGCAGTTGGCTACTCTCTTGCAAGCAATCATTAATCATCATTAAGTAATCCAAGTCTGAATTGAAGCTATTACATAGTGTGACAGAGTTCCACACTCATCACTTGTCCTGTTCATTCTGGAGCACCATGTAAATGAAGGAAGCTAGAGCACTGAaccaggagacttgggttctattcttaGCTCTGACTCATGACCCTGAGTAAGTCACACctcctctgtacctcagtttccccatctacaaaagGAAATAATGATACTGGCCTTCTCTACAAAGCAGGAAGATCTGATGAGAAGCCAGTTATTAttagatcaggtttcagagtagcagccgtgttattagATCAGTGATCCCTATCTTCTATAACCTCCTCTGGTAAGGTACGGAAAGGGTGGGATAACCAACACCTGTACCCAACTGAACCCCCAATTGTTACCCGCACCAAAGAGCATGGTGTGGAACTGGCCATTTGTACCCTCtctgcaggaagaggcagagctcaGATGTCTTGTGGGTGGAGTGCTGCCTCTAACTCTGTCTCAGACACTTCCCAGTATAAAGTGTGTTGCCCCTAAAAGGGAATGGTTATCTGGGCTTCCTAAACTCATTCGGAGT
Protein-coding regions in this window:
- the C20H19orf53 gene encoding leydig cell tumor 10 kDa protein homolog isoform X1, producing the protein MAQGKQKFQAQKPAGGKKPAAQGVRGPRKGGRIIAPKKARVIQQQKLKKNLEVGIRKKIEHEVMMKASTSMAKKLTVVKAPEKGAKKKGQSSKSPL
- the C20H19orf53 gene encoding leydig cell tumor 10 kDa protein homolog isoform X2 — its product is MHWGVVCPSVSRHALGLCRKWSRLMAQGKQKFQAQKPAGGKKPAAQGVRGPRKGGRIIAPKKARVIQQQKLKKTLFCADLMCSRSP